The genome window CACCGAGGCGCTGCACGACACCGCCCCGGCCGACGTCGAGCGGCTGCTGGAGACGCTGACCCGCGAGCTCTCCGCGCTGTGGACCGTCGAGTCGAAGCCGGCGGTGCTGAGCGCGGCCGCACCGCGGTTCGAGTTCTGAGCAACACGGCGGGGCGTGGTGCGGGGGCCGACCCCCACACCACGCCCCGCAGCACGCCCCGCGCCACGTCCGGAGCCCGGACTACCAGCCGCGGTTGGCGTAGCGCTCGGTCTCGGGCAGGGTGTCGCAGTTGATGCCGACCATGGCCTCGCCCAGACCGCGCGAGACATCGGCGATGATCTTCGGGTCGTCGAAGAAGGTGGTGGCCTTGACGACGGCGGCGGCGCGCTTGGCCGGGTCGCCGGACTTGAAGATGCCCGAGCCGACGAAGACGCCCTCGGCACCCAGCTGCATCATCAGCGCCGCGTCGGCCGGGGTGGCCACGCCGCCGGCGGAGAACAGCACGACCGGGAGCTTGCCCAGCTGCGCGACCTCCTTGACCAGCTCGTAGGGGGCCTGGAGGTTCTTCGCCGCGACGTAGAGCTCGTTCTCGTCCAGCGTGGTCAGGCGGCGGATGTCGGCGTTGATCTGGCGCATGTGGCGCACGGCCTCGACCACGTTGCCGGTGCCGGCCTCGCCCTTGGAGCGGATCATCGCCGCGCCCT of Kitasatospora viridis contains these proteins:
- the pdxS gene encoding pyridoxal 5'-phosphate synthase lyase subunit PdxS, with amino-acid sequence MSSSPITEDQPQIGTARVKRGMAEQLKGGVIMDVVNAEQAKIAEDAGAVAVMALERVPADIRKDGGVARMSDPDMIDGIINAVSIPVMAKSRIGHFVEAQVLQALGVDYIDESEVLTPADEVNHSDKWAFTTPFVCGATNLGEALRRVAEGAAMIRSKGEAGTGNVVEAVRHMRQINADIRRLTTLDENELYVAAKNLQAPYELVKEVAQLGKLPVVLFSAGGVATPADAALMMQLGAEGVFVGSGIFKSGDPAKRAAAVVKATTFFDDPKIIADVSRGLGEAMVGINCDTLPETERYANRGW